The Chryseobacterium oranimense genome contains the following window.
ATGAAAAAATCGATAAAGTATACGATTATCATACCGATGTAAGAGACTTGCCAAGAGGACGTTTCAGCAGTTATACGGATAAAATCAAAGAAATATACGGAGCTCAGACTCCTGAAGAACATTTTGCCCATACGGCACGCCAGACCTATATTGCGCTAGGTTTAGCCATGGCCCAGGCTGCAGAATTAAAGATCGACAGCACTCCTGCAGAAGGGTTCAGCAATGAAGTTGTGGATGAAATTCTGGGATTAAAAGAGCTGGGATTAAAAAGCGTAAGCCTTCTGTATCTTGGGTACAGAGATGAAAAAAATGACTGGCTTTCAACGATGAAAAAAGTAAGGATTCCTATGGAAGAATTCATCATCAAGAAGTAATATATTATTCAAACTTTCATATTCTGTCTTATGGAAAATACAAAATCATTACAGCTGGAAAACCAGATCTGCTTTCCGCTTTATGTAATAGCAAAAGAGATCACAGGTCTTTATCGTCCGTTTCTTGATGAAATCGGCATTACCTACCCGCAGTATCTTGTGATGATGGTATTATGGGAGAATGATGGACTTCCGGTGAACCATATCGGTGAAAAACTTTTTCTGGACAGCGGAACTTTAACACCACTCCTGAAGAGACTTGAATCTAAAGGAATTATTTCCAGAAAGAGGAAGAAAGAAGATGAAAGAGTGGTTGAAGTATTTCTAACCGAAGCCGGAAAACAGCTACAGCAGAAAGCCTGCGAAATTCCCGGAAAAATCCAGACTAAAATCGGGATAGAAACAGAAGACCTGCTCCATCTCAAAGACACGGTCTTAAAAATATTAAACAAAATAGAAAAATAAATGAAAACATTATATACAACACAAGTAACTGCACAGGGAGGAAGAAACGGTCATGTAAAAAGTGAAAACGGAGTCCTGGATCTTGATGTAAGAATGCCTAAAGCTTTAGGCGGAGCCAATGACGAATTTGCCAATCCTGAAATGCTTTTTGCAGCCGGATACTCAGCATGTTTCGATAGTGCCCTTAACAGAGTGATCAGTTTATCTAAAGTAAAAACCGGTGAAACAACTGTTACAGCAAAGGTTAGTATAGGCCAGCTTGAAAACGGAGGGTTTGGTTTGGCCGCAGAACTGGATGTGAATATTCCCGGAGTTTCTATTGAAGAGGCACAGGAATTAACAGAAAAAGCGCACCAGATTTGCCCATATTCCAATGCGACGAGAGGTAATATGGAGGTCAAACTTTCGGTGACAAATAACTAAAATCAGTTCCTTTTTTATAAAAAAATCTGTTTCTTTGGAGGCAGATTTTTTTATTTACTAATGACAGCCAGTCCAATTATTATATCTTACCGTCAAATTCTAAAAGCATTAACAGAAATAGTGTGCAAATAGTATGAATAGTAATTTTCTAATTATTTTTCTATTAGCTCTGTGTATTTTATTAATCAAATACTATACTCCAAAAATAAAGGGATTAATTGGCGAGAATAAAGTTTCAAAAGCTTTAAAAAGACTAAACAATGAAAAATACATTGTCCTGAATAATATTGAATTAAACATTAAAGGCTCCACTTCACAGATAGATCATATTATTGTTTCAGATTATGGAATCTTTGTTATCGAAACCAAGAATTACAAAGGCTGGATTTTAGGATATGAAAATGACAAATTCTGGACTCAGGCTATTTATAAATACAGACGTAAGTTTTACAATCCTGTTTTACAAAACCAGGGACATATCTATGCATTAAAGCATGTACTGAAAAACTATAAGTATCTGAGGTACTACTCGATAGTTGCATTTACAAAAAGAGCAACCCTTAAAACCAAAACATATACTGATGTTGTATATGTAAACAGGCTGGTTAAAACAATAAAAAAATATGATTCGTTTTACCTTAACGAACAGACCAAAAATGAAATTGTTTCCATAATTCTGACTGCAAAAACAAACGGCCGGAATAAAGATAAAAAACTCCAGGTTAATCCTAACATCAATAAAAACATTTCATGCCCGAATTGTGGCGGAAATCTTATTGAGAGAAGCGGTAAATATGGAACTTTTCTGGGCTGTAGTAATTATCCTGGTTGCAAATACACAAGGAATAAAAAGCAATAACTTTTATTAGTACACGGAAGTAAAAACTATTTCCATTCAAAAATTATTTATTTTTATTGTA
Protein-coding sequences here:
- a CDS encoding NAD(P)H-dependent oxidoreductase; this translates as MSLIENLQWRHAVKAYDPSKKVTEENLNTILEAARLAPTSSGLQPFRIIVVESQELKEKMMAGALNPEVMRDSSHVLVFAAWDSYSNEKIDKVYDYHTDVRDLPRGRFSSYTDKIKEIYGAQTPEEHFAHTARQTYIALGLAMAQAAELKIDSTPAEGFSNEVVDEILGLKELGLKSVSLLYLGYRDEKNDWLSTMKKVRIPMEEFIIKK
- a CDS encoding MarR family winged helix-turn-helix transcriptional regulator, translated to MENTKSLQLENQICFPLYVIAKEITGLYRPFLDEIGITYPQYLVMMVLWENDGLPVNHIGEKLFLDSGTLTPLLKRLESKGIISRKRKKEDERVVEVFLTEAGKQLQQKACEIPGKIQTKIGIETEDLLHLKDTVLKILNKIEK
- a CDS encoding organic hydroperoxide resistance protein, with amino-acid sequence MKTLYTTQVTAQGGRNGHVKSENGVLDLDVRMPKALGGANDEFANPEMLFAAGYSACFDSALNRVISLSKVKTGETTVTAKVSIGQLENGGFGLAAELDVNIPGVSIEEAQELTEKAHQICPYSNATRGNMEVKLSVTNN
- a CDS encoding NERD domain-containing protein; its protein translation is MNSNFLIIFLLALCILLIKYYTPKIKGLIGENKVSKALKRLNNEKYIVLNNIELNIKGSTSQIDHIIVSDYGIFVIETKNYKGWILGYENDKFWTQAIYKYRRKFYNPVLQNQGHIYALKHVLKNYKYLRYYSIVAFTKRATLKTKTYTDVVYVNRLVKTIKKYDSFYLNEQTKNEIVSIILTAKTNGRNKDKKLQVNPNINKNISCPNCGGNLIERSGKYGTFLGCSNYPGCKYTRNKKQ